In a genomic window of Planctomycetaceae bacterium:
- a CDS encoding PQQ-binding-like beta-propeller repeat protein, with the protein MIADGRVYVSQIDTHTLFALNQTDGQRVWKYTAGARVDSPPTIEQGRVVFGCADGWIYCLNQDDGQLVWRYRAAPMDRRTMAYEQLESLWPVHGSVLIKENIIWAVSGRSNFLDGGLRLLRLDLATGRKISETIMDETNPETGNNLQEKLQILQMPVGLPDILSSDEKFVYMRSQKFDLEGNRIEIGPVSGDFAKQGGAQRGEGVHLFAPMGFLDDTWFHRSYWVMGRNFAGGHGGYYQAGKYAPSGRIMVNGDGYVYGYGRKPEYLRWTTTMEHQLFAASPTPPEVPDNFGKGNGANADAGLHLQDSRLYRHWILPIKKSRLKPG; encoded by the coding sequence GTGATCGCAGACGGTCGCGTTTATGTCTCTCAGATTGATACGCACACTTTGTTTGCCCTGAATCAAACCGATGGTCAACGCGTCTGGAAATATACGGCGGGAGCTCGAGTCGATTCGCCACCAACAATTGAGCAGGGGCGGGTCGTCTTTGGATGCGCCGATGGCTGGATCTATTGCCTGAATCAGGACGACGGTCAGCTGGTGTGGCGGTATCGGGCGGCTCCCATGGATCGTCGGACCATGGCATACGAACAGTTGGAATCGCTCTGGCCGGTTCACGGAAGTGTCCTGATTAAAGAGAACATCATCTGGGCGGTTTCCGGTCGCAGTAATTTTCTCGATGGCGGGCTTCGGCTGCTTCGGCTCGACCTGGCCACCGGGCGAAAAATCTCCGAAACCATCATGGACGAAACGAATCCTGAAACCGGAAACAATCTGCAGGAGAAGCTGCAAATCCTGCAGATGCCGGTGGGACTGCCGGACATCCTCAGCAGTGACGAAAAGTTCGTCTACATGCGTTCACAGAAGTTCGACCTGGAAGGCAATCGAATCGAGATTGGTCCGGTCAGTGGAGATTTCGCGAAACAGGGTGGTGCCCAGCGCGGAGAAGGAGTGCATCTGTTTGCTCCGATGGGATTTTTGGATGATACGTGGTTCCATCGATCGTACTGGGTGATGGGCCGTAACTTTGCAGGCGGCCACGGAGGCTATTATCAGGCAGGAAAGTATGCTCCGTCCGGCCGGATCATGGTCAATGGAGATGGATACGTTTACGGATATGGCCGCAAACCCGAGTATCTGCGATGGACAACGACAATGGAGCATCAGTTGTTTGCCGCATCTCCAACTCCACCGGAGGTTCCCGACAATTTTGGCAAAGGGAACGGAGCTAATGCGGATGCGGGGCTTCATTTGCAGGATTCCCGATTGTACCGGCACTGGATCCTGCCAATAAAGAAATCACGATTGAAGCCTGGATGA
- the sufC gene encoding Fe-S cluster assembly ATPase SufC, whose amino-acid sequence MTSTLRISNLHVSVAGTPILKGVDMEIRQGEVHALMGPNGSGKSTLAYALAGHPNYEITDGSIEVDGVNITEFAADERARLGMFLAFQYPVVIPGVKVADFIRHAVSNIRNPDRKEGEGLIGMREFRKEIKSKMEELGMDVEFARRYLNDGFSGGEKKRMEILQMAMLQPRFAILDETDSGLDSDAVRVVSEGLAKLSGPQMGVLIITHHERLLEYNPPKFTHVMLGGRIVETGDASLAQELHNNGYASIRERHPDADADNARAEAAAAV is encoded by the coding sequence ATGACATCCACATTGCGCATCAGCAATCTTCATGTTTCCGTTGCGGGCACGCCCATTCTTAAGGGCGTGGATATGGAAATTCGTCAGGGCGAAGTTCACGCTTTGATGGGTCCCAACGGCTCTGGCAAAAGCACGCTGGCCTACGCTCTGGCCGGACATCCAAACTACGAGATCACCGACGGCAGCATTGAAGTCGACGGAGTCAACATCACTGAATTCGCGGCTGACGAACGAGCTCGTCTGGGCATGTTCCTGGCCTTTCAGTATCCGGTCGTCATTCCCGGAGTAAAAGTTGCCGACTTCATCCGTCACGCGGTCAGTAACATCCGCAATCCCGATCGCAAAGAAGGCGAAGGCCTGATTGGCATGCGGGAATTTCGCAAGGAAATCAAGTCGAAGATGGAAGAACTGGGGATGGACGTTGAGTTCGCTCGACGATACCTGAACGACGGATTTTCCGGCGGCGAAAAGAAGCGGATGGAGATTCTGCAGATGGCGATGCTGCAGCCCAGGTTCGCCATTCTGGACGAAACGGACAGCGGTCTGGACAGCGATGCCGTGCGAGTGGTCAGCGAAGGCCTCGCAAAGCTCAGCGGCCCTCAGATGGGCGTGTTGATCATCACCCACCACGAACGACTCCTGGAATACAATCCACCCAAATTCACCCACGTCATGCTGGGTGGTCGCATTGTTGAAACCGGCGATGCATCATTGGCTCAGGAACTTCACAACAACGGTTACGCTTCCATTCGTGAACGCCATCCGGACGCCGATGCCGACAACGCGAGGGCTGAAGCAGCGGCGGCTGTGTAA
- a CDS encoding iron-sulfur cluster assembly protein produces MWEKLIATDKIAPGERESVFVDDIPALLVRIEDQFFVVEDVCTHDGQPLTDGPLKGQSIVCPRHGATFDLETGKALCMPATKAIRSFGVEIRDGFVWASAETRRPAKVESSDVEDSGSDFAAKSLPVQQVSSNEADVQQVVFDDGGAVKEPSSDFDFIEALKQVIDPELMVNIVDLGLVYAVLQDEENDRRVCVEMTLTSPACPAGPQIVQQAKMALERLHDVDEASITLTMTPPWSPDRMTDEAKDQLGIF; encoded by the coding sequence ATGTGGGAAAAACTAATTGCGACGGACAAGATTGCGCCGGGCGAACGAGAATCAGTCTTCGTTGACGATATTCCGGCCCTTCTGGTACGCATTGAGGACCAGTTCTTCGTTGTGGAGGATGTGTGCACTCACGACGGGCAGCCGCTTACGGACGGACCGCTGAAAGGCCAGTCAATCGTTTGCCCTCGCCATGGTGCCACGTTCGATTTGGAAACCGGCAAAGCGCTTTGCATGCCGGCAACAAAAGCCATCCGATCATTTGGTGTCGAGATCCGTGATGGATTCGTCTGGGCGAGTGCTGAGACTCGCAGGCCGGCAAAGGTCGAGTCTTCCGATGTCGAAGACAGTGGTTCAGACTTCGCCGCCAAAAGTCTGCCGGTTCAGCAGGTCAGTTCAAACGAAGCGGATGTGCAGCAGGTTGTTTTCGACGATGGTGGCGCTGTCAAAGAGCCATCATCGGACTTCGACTTTATTGAAGCATTAAAGCAGGTGATTGACCCGGAATTGATGGTGAATATTGTCGACCTGGGACTTGTCTACGCCGTCTTGCAGGATGAAGAGAACGACCGAAGAGTATGCGTCGAAATGACTCTCACCAGTCCAGCGTGTCCTGCGGGACCGCAGATTGTGCAGCAGGCAAAAATGGCCCTGGAACGACTTCATGATGTGGACGAAGCGTCAATCACTCTGACGATGACGCCGCCCTGGAGCCCTGATCGTATGACCGACGAAGCCAAAGATCAGCTGGGAATCTTCTAG
- the sufB gene encoding Fe-S cluster assembly protein SufB, translating to MSTDTPTKSEVAIGDYQFGFHDSTDNYEFKSRKGLDREIVAQISEMKKEPAWMRDFRLKSLEIFESRPMPNWGGDMSELDFNDIYYYMKASKGQERSWDDVPEDIRKTYDRLGIPEAEKKYLSGVKAQYESEVVYGSLKEDLANQGVLFTDTDSALRDHPEIFREHFAKVIPPEDNKFAALNSAVWSGGSFIYVPPGVHIEFPLQAYFRINSQNMGQFERTLIIVDEGASAHYVEGCTAPTYSSDSLHSAVVEIIVKRGGRFRYTTIQNWSANVYNLVTKRAMAYGDSLMEWVDGNLGSKLTMKYPAIWLMEPGARGETLSIAFAGKGQHQDAGAKMVHCAPHTSSRIISKSISKDGGRSSYRGLVKVEDGAHHCKSNVVCDALILDPASKSDTYPYIEVEEQDVAIEHEASVSKIAEEQLFYLMSRGLTEAEASAMIVTGFIEPLVKELPMEYAVEMNRLIELQMEGSVG from the coding sequence ATGAGCACTGATACACCCACCAAAAGCGAAGTGGCCATTGGCGACTACCAGTTCGGCTTCCACGATTCGACCGACAACTACGAATTCAAGAGTCGCAAAGGTCTGGATCGTGAGATCGTCGCACAGATTTCCGAGATGAAAAAAGAGCCTGCATGGATGCGGGACTTCCGGTTGAAGTCGCTGGAGATCTTCGAATCACGACCTATGCCCAATTGGGGCGGCGACATGTCGGAGCTCGACTTTAACGACATCTACTATTACATGAAGGCCTCCAAAGGTCAGGAACGCAGCTGGGACGATGTTCCGGAAGACATTCGCAAAACCTACGACCGACTGGGGATTCCGGAAGCCGAAAAGAAATATCTGTCCGGCGTGAAGGCTCAGTACGAATCCGAAGTTGTGTACGGCAGCCTGAAAGAGGACCTTGCCAATCAGGGCGTGCTGTTCACCGATACGGATTCCGCTCTGCGAGATCATCCGGAGATCTTCCGCGAACATTTCGCCAAAGTCATTCCGCCGGAAGACAACAAATTCGCGGCTCTAAACAGCGCTGTGTGGTCGGGTGGCAGCTTCATTTATGTTCCGCCGGGCGTTCATATTGAGTTTCCGCTACAGGCGTATTTCCGAATCAACAGCCAGAACATGGGCCAGTTCGAACGGACTCTGATCATTGTGGATGAAGGGGCTTCAGCACATTACGTCGAAGGCTGCACGGCTCCGACTTACAGCAGCGATAGCCTGCACAGTGCGGTGGTGGAAATCATCGTGAAACGTGGCGGCCGATTCCGCTATACGACTATCCAGAACTGGTCAGCGAACGTCTACAACCTGGTCACCAAGCGCGCTATGGCTTATGGCGATTCGCTCATGGAATGGGTCGACGGCAACCTGGGCAGCAAGCTGACGATGAAGTATCCGGCCATTTGGCTGATGGAACCCGGGGCTCGTGGCGAAACTCTCTCGATCGCGTTCGCAGGCAAAGGTCAGCATCAGGACGCAGGAGCCAAGATGGTTCACTGTGCTCCTCACACCAGTAGCCGCATCATCAGCAAGAGTATCAGCAAGGATGGTGGCCGCAGCAGCTATCGAGGCCTTGTCAAAGTGGAAGACGGAGCTCATCACTGCAAGAGTAATGTGGTTTGCGACGCACTGATCCTCGACCCTGCCAGCAAAAGCGACACGTATCCGTACATCGAAGTCGAAGAACAGGACGTCGCCATCGAGCATGAAGCCAGCGTCAGCAAGATTGCTGAAGAGCAGTTGTTCTACCTGATGAGCCGTGGACTGACTGAAGCTGAAGCCAGTGCGATGATTGTCACCGGCTTCATTGAACCTCTGGTTAAAGAGCTGCCCATGGAGTACGCAGTCGAAATGAATCGACTGATTGAACTGCAGATGGAAGGCAGTGTTGGTTAG
- a CDS encoding PQQ-binding-like beta-propeller repeat protein, producing the protein MDAASGTTLRIFEGTDGAEEIINMGELLFVVVRKGKAELADYAPANGRVGDQGQVAKEFFWNEEPRVIMAYEAASGKRLWAKQSGLSPLTLAADSTNVYFHDGESVIALNQKSGEMAWSSEPVTRRKQFTFNFGPRLVIHNDVVLYAGGDGRMISVDAATGRELWTAQHPNSGYQSPQDLMVVNGLVWCAPTTSGKDTGVYTGRDPRTGEVKKEFAPDVDTYWFHHRCYIAKATDNFLIPSRTGVEFVDYEQEHWDINHWVRGGCLYGVMPCNGLTYTPPHNCACYPEAKLYGFNALAPTAPTRPIPAEIPEEGRLEQGPAFSSSLASKKVGPNDDWPTFRHDAHRSGTSLQPIDPKIGNPMGRQWEDDLRHR; encoded by the coding sequence CTGGATGCCGCATCAGGCACGACCCTCAGGATTTTTGAGGGAACAGATGGTGCAGAAGAAATCATCAATATGGGAGAACTGTTGTTTGTCGTTGTCCGTAAAGGGAAAGCTGAATTGGCCGATTATGCTCCGGCAAACGGCCGTGTTGGTGATCAGGGGCAGGTTGCGAAGGAGTTCTTCTGGAATGAGGAACCTCGTGTGATTATGGCCTACGAAGCTGCCTCCGGAAAGCGGCTTTGGGCGAAGCAATCAGGGCTGTCGCCGTTGACGCTCGCCGCTGACAGCACCAATGTTTACTTTCACGATGGCGAAAGTGTTATTGCCCTGAATCAAAAGAGCGGCGAAATGGCGTGGAGTTCCGAGCCTGTCACGCGTCGCAAACAGTTTACATTTAATTTCGGGCCTCGACTGGTTATCCACAACGACGTCGTATTGTACGCCGGCGGAGACGGTCGAATGATCAGTGTTGACGCGGCAACTGGCAGGGAATTATGGACGGCACAGCATCCCAATTCCGGGTACCAGTCTCCGCAGGACCTGATGGTAGTGAACGGTTTAGTTTGGTGCGCGCCAACAACGTCCGGGAAGGACACCGGAGTTTATACGGGGCGCGATCCACGCACCGGCGAAGTCAAGAAAGAGTTCGCACCAGATGTCGACACGTACTGGTTTCATCATCGTTGCTACATTGCGAAGGCAACAGACAATTTCCTGATCCCTTCGCGAACTGGAGTGGAGTTTGTCGATTACGAACAGGAACACTGGGACATCAACCACTGGGTTCGGGGAGGCTGTTTATACGGAGTGATGCCATGCAATGGGCTCACTTACACGCCGCCGCACAATTGCGCCTGCTATCCCGAAGCGAAACTCTACGGTTTCAATGCCCTGGCACCGACAGCGCCGACTCGGCCAATCCCGGCAGAAATTCCCGAGGAAGGGCGTCTGGAACAAGGGCCCGCATTTTCCTCTTCGCTTGCGTCGAAGAAAGTCGGCCCGAATGACGATTGGCCAACATTCCGCCACGATGCTCATCGTAGTGGTACATCACTGCAGCCGATTGACCCAAAAATTGGAAACCCAATGGGACGTCAGTGGGAGGACGACTTACGTCACCGGTGA
- the sufD gene encoding Fe-S cluster assembly protein SufD, with the protein MTSNTRTSRTGYNADTFEEFLTTRHEAAWITDARRAAFAQYQELLTAELDPEEFKRVDLRIFNAAKFRPTADAADASQIGTLLANETEYGGSIGHVNGQMTHASVNEDIAAKGVLFGDLQTLLTEHRELLEPYFMKQAVKPDADRFSAWHAAFWTSGTLLYVPKGVEVELPLHSLIAHSQDGVADFGHTLIILEDEARATLLEETTSSDETISGLHVGCVELIVGRHANLRYVQLQNWNQNTWHLAHQGGNVASQGNLQWTVVGLGSKLSHIHQDINLNGRSATAEVNGVTFTSDRQKISYYTQQHHKAQGTHSDLLYKEVLRDESRVIWRGMIKVDEAAQQTDGYQRSDALMLSRDARCDSIPGLEIEADDVRCTHGATTGRVDEEQVFYAQSRGISEKEAMHMIVEGFFQQVYDRIPVEVVRETLSRTVQGKLGIEAIGAI; encoded by the coding sequence ATGACATCGAATACCAGAACATCGCGAACCGGCTACAACGCCGACACCTTCGAAGAATTCCTGACCACTCGCCATGAAGCGGCGTGGATCACAGACGCTCGCCGGGCTGCCTTCGCGCAGTATCAGGAACTGCTGACGGCAGAACTGGATCCGGAAGAATTCAAACGCGTCGATCTGAGGATCTTTAATGCGGCGAAGTTTCGTCCAACGGCTGACGCAGCGGATGCGTCTCAGATTGGGACGCTGCTGGCGAACGAAACGGAATACGGCGGCAGTATCGGTCATGTCAACGGCCAGATGACACATGCGTCTGTCAACGAGGACATCGCAGCTAAAGGCGTGCTGTTTGGCGACCTGCAAACGCTGTTGACCGAACATCGCGAACTGCTGGAACCTTATTTTATGAAGCAGGCGGTCAAACCGGACGCTGACCGCTTCAGCGCATGGCATGCAGCGTTCTGGACCAGTGGCACGCTTTTGTACGTCCCCAAAGGTGTCGAAGTGGAACTGCCGCTTCACAGTCTGATCGCTCATTCTCAGGATGGCGTGGCCGACTTTGGTCATACACTCATCATTCTGGAGGACGAAGCTCGAGCCACTCTGCTGGAAGAGACGACCTCGTCCGACGAAACCATCAGCGGCCTGCACGTGGGCTGCGTGGAACTGATCGTCGGTAGACATGCAAATCTGCGATACGTTCAGTTGCAGAACTGGAATCAGAACACCTGGCATCTGGCTCATCAGGGCGGCAACGTTGCATCTCAGGGCAACCTGCAGTGGACGGTTGTGGGGCTTGGCAGCAAGCTCAGCCATATCCATCAGGACATCAATCTGAACGGTCGATCTGCGACGGCAGAAGTCAATGGTGTGACGTTCACCAGCGATCGTCAAAAGATCAGCTACTACACTCAGCAGCATCACAAAGCACAGGGAACTCACAGCGACCTGCTTTATAAGGAAGTTCTCCGGGACGAAAGCCGAGTCATTTGGCGAGGCATGATTAAGGTGGATGAAGCGGCTCAGCAAACCGACGGCTATCAGCGAAGCGACGCGTTGATGCTCAGCCGTGATGCACGTTGTGACAGCATCCCCGGCCTGGAAATCGAAGCCGACGACGTCCGGTGCACTCATGGAGCCACCACCGGCCGCGTTGACGAAGAGCAAGTCTTCTATGCTCAAAGCCGAGGCATCAGCGAAAAAGAAGCCATGCACATGATCGTAGAAGGCTTCTTCCAGCAGGTCTACGACCGCATTCCGGTCGAAGTCGTTCGAGAAACACTCAGCCGGACCGTTCAGGGCAAACTGGGCATCGAAGCGATCGGAGCAATCTGA
- a CDS encoding class I SAM-dependent methyltransferase → MVWRTSLVILGLMLEVGVSNTKLQAADAETQAAEILEKAQISGGFIVHLGAGDGRLTAALKAGPAIQVHGLVRTEGELRQARDVIYDSGKYGDVSVVMLAGSQLPYVDNLVNLLVAESLDGIAMDEVLRVLVPNGTALIKGSDGEWQKTVKPRPSTIDEWSHYLHDASGNAVAHDEEVAPPRHLQWVGSPRWSRHHDRMASMSALVSTNGRMFYIMDEGSRVSIQLPPKWKLIARDAFNGTVLWKRDMENWQSHLWPLKKRPDSALAATRFQRRYRLCNPEL, encoded by the coding sequence ATGGTGTGGCGAACAAGTTTGGTGATCCTTGGGTTGATGCTGGAAGTGGGAGTCTCGAATACAAAGTTGCAGGCCGCCGACGCGGAAACGCAGGCGGCAGAGATTCTTGAGAAAGCTCAGATCAGTGGGGGCTTCATCGTACATCTGGGCGCGGGTGATGGCCGTCTGACTGCGGCGCTGAAAGCAGGTCCGGCAATTCAGGTTCATGGCCTGGTGCGAACCGAGGGCGAACTTAGGCAAGCCCGCGATGTGATTTACGATTCGGGTAAATACGGCGACGTCTCTGTCGTGATGCTCGCCGGCAGCCAGCTCCCTTATGTCGATAACCTTGTGAACCTGCTGGTGGCGGAGTCGCTGGACGGCATCGCAATGGACGAGGTCTTAAGAGTACTGGTTCCCAATGGCACCGCTCTGATCAAAGGCAGTGATGGTGAGTGGCAAAAGACAGTCAAGCCGCGTCCGTCAACCATTGATGAATGGTCACATTATCTGCACGACGCCAGTGGAAACGCCGTTGCTCATGATGAAGAAGTGGCACCACCCCGCCATCTGCAATGGGTTGGTAGTCCTCGCTGGTCCCGTCATCATGACCGCATGGCCAGCATGAGCGCGCTTGTGAGTACCAACGGTCGAATGTTTTACATCATGGATGAAGGGAGTCGTGTGTCGATTCAGTTGCCTCCCAAATGGAAGCTCATTGCTCGCGATGCTTTTAATGGGACGGTGCTCTGGAAACGCGACATGGAGAATTGGCAGAGTCATCTATGGCCTTTGAAGAAGCGGCCCGACTCAGCTCTCGCGGCGACTCGTTTCCAACGCCGATACCGTCTTTGCAACCCTGAGCTTTGA
- a CDS encoding FHA domain-containing protein gives MSNNDSTLPPDSVAWLQMAMGDSRCPRHAIPMGDFLIGSGPECCLRLGDGVLPPLHSVIRITPTSATWTTMVRTPELVVNGEATRHADLHDGDMVEVGPFRMTFRLCESRAAADLNTLTQMCQVEIAEAENSGDLRAELLLDAIQRELSVIETLDRSMRTGVSELLSAAIRADSEENGVESTGVRATDSIMDQLQLQNDKLDNLGQILEHVVKQQRVMTDIIHRLTEQVARLSQQNARYRRAG, from the coding sequence GTGAGTAACAATGATTCAACTTTGCCCCCCGATTCCGTCGCATGGCTCCAAATGGCAATGGGAGACAGTCGGTGTCCTCGCCATGCCATCCCCATGGGTGATTTTCTGATTGGAAGCGGGCCTGAATGTTGTCTGCGTCTGGGTGATGGCGTACTGCCCCCGTTGCATTCCGTCATTCGTATCACGCCGACCAGTGCAACATGGACGACCATGGTCCGTACTCCGGAGCTTGTCGTGAATGGCGAAGCGACTCGTCACGCTGACCTGCACGATGGTGACATGGTAGAAGTCGGACCGTTCCGAATGACGTTTCGGCTCTGTGAATCCCGTGCCGCTGCAGACCTGAATACGCTGACTCAGATGTGTCAGGTTGAAATTGCAGAAGCGGAGAACAGCGGCGATCTGCGAGCGGAATTGCTTCTTGATGCGATTCAGCGTGAGCTGTCCGTCATCGAGACTCTTGATCGATCCATGCGGACTGGTGTGAGTGAATTGCTGTCGGCTGCCATCAGAGCCGATAGCGAGGAGAACGGAGTGGAATCCACCGGCGTACGCGCAACGGACTCAATAATGGATCAGCTTCAGCTGCAAAACGACAAGCTGGACAATCTGGGGCAGATTCTTGAGCATGTCGTGAAACAGCAGCGAGTGATGACAGATATCATCCATCGGTTGACCGAACAGGTCGCCAGATTGTCTCAACAGAACGCTCGCTATCGCCGAGCCGGGTGA
- a CDS encoding DUF1080 domain-containing protein, protein MRTRGYIIILTLICLTATGNTALSDVGIGAKPPGDAEVIIDGSREMLDQKWIYWEGPRFSSSMPIKWKIVEDPVDGGTCVMTDDPAAAGGRFGAADIVTKKEYRDFRLHIEFLVAKPGGNSGVYLQNRYEIQILDGDQTSHGMAAVINQSESPYHAYNGTGKWNAYDILFRAARFKDGLRIQKAMVSMYFNGQLVHENVQIHKVWGGPASGIDGGNNSGEGITDTPAGLKLQCEGHDVRYRNAWIKEVDLKEADTSFKEPLIESKPE, encoded by the coding sequence ATGCGAACGCGTGGTTACATCATCATTCTGACTCTCATCTGCCTGACTGCCACAGGCAACACTGCTCTGTCTGATGTTGGCATAGGAGCCAAACCACCGGGTGATGCCGAAGTCATCATCGATGGGTCTCGCGAAATGCTGGACCAGAAGTGGATCTATTGGGAAGGCCCGCGTTTCTCATCGTCGATGCCAATCAAGTGGAAGATTGTTGAAGATCCGGTTGACGGCGGCACCTGCGTAATGACCGACGATCCGGCGGCCGCAGGAGGCCGGTTTGGAGCGGCAGACATAGTCACGAAAAAGGAATACAGAGACTTCCGGCTCCACATTGAGTTTCTCGTTGCGAAGCCCGGAGGCAATAGTGGCGTCTATCTACAGAATCGGTATGAAATTCAGATTCTTGACGGGGATCAGACATCTCACGGGATGGCAGCGGTCATCAACCAGAGCGAAAGCCCCTATCATGCTTACAACGGCACTGGAAAGTGGAACGCCTACGATATCTTATTTCGGGCCGCACGATTCAAAGATGGCCTGCGGATCCAAAAGGCCATGGTATCCATGTACTTCAATGGCCAGCTGGTTCATGAAAACGTACAGATCCATAAGGTCTGGGGTGGGCCCGCTTCAGGGATCGACGGTGGTAATAATAGCGGCGAAGGAATCACGGACACTCCGGCAGGCCTGAAGCTGCAATGTGAGGGCCACGATGTCCGTTATCGCAACGCATGGATCAAAGAAGTTGATCTGAAAGAAGCGGATACAAGCTTCAAAGAGCCTCTTATTGAGTCCAAACCAGAATAA
- a CDS encoding type II toxin-antitoxin system death-on-curing family toxin, which translates to MIRETGGSAGIRDKGLLESAVAQPKASFEKIELYRTLESKAAAFCFSTVMNHPFVDGNKRTGFVAADTFLRINGYFLEVDQQLGEESILQLASGQMSKEQLATWFAANLRALNK; encoded by the coding sequence GTGATCCGAGAAACAGGTGGCAGTGCCGGCATTCGAGATAAAGGACTGCTCGAATCTGCTGTCGCTCAGCCAAAGGCATCGTTCGAGAAAATCGAACTCTACCGAACGCTGGAATCGAAGGCTGCCGCCTTCTGCTTTTCCACCGTGATGAACCATCCATTCGTGGATGGCAACAAGCGAACAGGCTTTGTAGCAGCAGACACGTTTCTGCGAATCAATGGATACTTTCTTGAGGTCGACCAACAGTTGGGCGAAGAATCGATTCTCCAGCTGGCGTCAGGACAAATGTCGAAAGAGCAGCTCGCAACGTGGTTCGCCGCGAATCTAAGAGCATTAAACAAATAG
- a CDS encoding LamG-like jellyroll fold domain-containing protein, which yields MNPSNGKPHFLVRAGGELTSINGPKRIVGGWHHIVGVMDSDGAMRLYVDGQRVADGKSPSVLTKNPAQGLEVGIDAGSPVGTYESPNQFIGIIDEVRLYFTAVGDAAVLDRFRNNEEMSGEPALVVTFDDGTARDMSTYRTNGTLENVKEAEGKFGRGIQLTGTGAGRRRGANNNAQKPGDSLVKPKWTADVPIYVRAMVLAGSNLFIVGPPDIIDEESTFQQLSERDPEVQTLLKQQDDALEGVAGGKLLAVRTDTGEVEHELQLDTLPAWDGLSGAQGQLFLTTLDGRVMCFGKSD from the coding sequence ATTAACCCTTCAAACGGGAAGCCTCATTTTCTTGTACGGGCTGGGGGAGAATTGACCAGCATCAATGGTCCGAAGCGAATCGTGGGAGGCTGGCACCACATCGTCGGTGTGATGGACTCTGACGGAGCCATGCGATTATACGTGGATGGCCAACGCGTGGCCGATGGAAAGTCGCCGTCCGTTCTCACCAAAAACCCGGCTCAGGGCCTGGAAGTTGGAATTGATGCGGGATCGCCGGTGGGGACCTATGAATCGCCGAATCAATTCATTGGGATCATCGACGAAGTGCGGCTGTATTTCACCGCTGTTGGTGACGCAGCGGTTCTGGACCGATTCCGCAACAACGAAGAAATGTCTGGAGAACCCGCTTTAGTTGTGACCTTCGATGACGGCACCGCGCGAGATATGTCGACCTACCGCACCAACGGAACCCTGGAGAACGTCAAAGAGGCGGAGGGGAAGTTTGGCCGCGGGATTCAGCTGACAGGCACAGGAGCAGGCCGACGACGCGGGGCGAACAACAACGCTCAAAAGCCGGGCGACAGCCTTGTGAAACCCAAATGGACCGCCGACGTGCCAATTTATGTGCGTGCGATGGTTCTTGCGGGTTCGAACCTGTTCATCGTGGGCCCTCCTGACATTATCGACGAAGAGTCGACATTCCAGCAGCTGTCCGAACGAGATCCGGAAGTTCAAACGTTGCTGAAGCAGCAGGATGATGCTCTGGAAGGTGTGGCTGGTGGCAAGTTACTTGCCGTACGAACCGACACCGGAGAAGTCGAGCACGAACTGCAGCTGGACACACTACCAGCCTGGGATGGACTTTCTGGTGCTCAGGGACAGTTGTTCCTGACCACACTGGATGGTCGAGTGATGTGCTTCGGCAAGTCCGACTGA
- a CDS encoding RNA-binding protein, with protein sequence MSKNIFVGSLAWATTSEGLEQAFSQFGVVTSAKVITDRDTGRSKGFGFVEMETGGDEAIRALNGSDLDGRQIVVNEARPRESGGGGGGGGRGGGRGGYGGGGGRY encoded by the coding sequence ATGAGTAAGAACATTTTTGTGGGCAGTCTTGCCTGGGCAACGACTTCTGAAGGCCTCGAGCAGGCATTCAGCCAGTTCGGTGTCGTGACATCTGCCAAGGTAATTACTGACCGAGATACTGGCCGCTCAAAGGGGTTCGGTTTCGTTGAGATGGAAACTGGTGGCGACGAAGCTATCCGTGCTCTCAACGGTTCTGACCTTGATGGTCGTCAGATTGTCGTCAATGAAGCTCGTCCTCGCGAAAGCGGCGGCGGTGGTGGTGGCGGCGGTCGAGGTGGCGGTCGAGGTGGATACGGCGGAGGTGGCGGACGCTACTAA